The nucleotide window acacacagacatccagacacacatacagagagagagagagggacaCATTCTGGcaggtaaacacacacacacacatgacagacatccagacagacacacacacacacacacacacacacacacacacatgacagacATCCAGACAGATACACACAAGTGTTAAACAGAAACACACATGAGCAACAAACCCTAAGACTTCACCATGAGTGTAATACAATAAAACACATCACTGCTAAACAAATAGTAATGTTATAGTTGTCtagtagttcatccaaaaataaatatatctgTTATGTATTCACACTTTTATCTGTATGTAGGGTTGAAAAGGGGCATAAAGTTATCTGggaaaattttaaaaatattccaaattaaaactttataagaATTTATGGGAATTATTCGGACATTTGggggatttttttataaactttatcatatacaaacataaataaaacattttttgtgataaGCAGACACACATGCAAGGTAGGTAATAAAAGTATTGAAGAATCCTGATACTAATGCTCATCAAGCCTGGATTGATTTGATCTAAAATCCTTCAGAAATAAATTTTTGATCAAATAAAGGCTTGATGAGTATAAGAAAcatcttttaaaaacattaaaactaGTAATGTGTCCAAACGTTTGGGTCGTAGAGTAAATCTGTATGATAATAGAAAACTGGCTTACAGAATGTAGAAGAAAGATCGTCACAGCTTGAACTAGaaacatgatttaaatattaagtattataatatatatatatataatatgtacattttcgtggcaaaatgagataactccgttattattttgttttatggtgctactaaGATGTAGTTTTTAAGTTAttaaggtttaaatcaaaacaaaccaactgcagttgaattgatattaattggaatgcacaaccaaaagttatctcgttttgcaacaaaactctttattaaatatttattaaataagtccttgcatctgtgtgtatttttatatacagAATTATTATACaccgtacacacacacatatatatgataaaaaaaacttttattctgcaaacgagtAGTTTAGATTAATCGTTTTGCAGCCCTAATTCTCGTTATTTTCCATGAGAGTTTCCAACCTTGAAAATTCCCAAAATTTTGCAACCCTATCTGTATGTTAcacagaagatattttaatgaaGATCCGGTTAGGTGGATTCAGGAAATAATGACTCACTTTAAAAAAGTGACACCCAAAGTGTTGAAATGCCTTTTGGTGACAAAACAAAGGCAATATTTGAGCTATTTCACATTAACACCTTTAAtctcatttgttttaaatatcaCACTCCAAACCTCAACGTGTCACAGTCAGATCTACAGCGTTTGATGAGTTTGTGTAACTCATTGATGGGTGGAAATGTGCAGATTTAAATGTGCAGTTCCTGGAACGAGTACTGGGACGCTTTTCCGAGAACTAAATCTTTCCCAGTATGGAATTCCTGGTTGCATTCGCACTGCCAGTAATGTTACGAAGACATTTCATAATCAGGTGTGTGCTGCTATAAATGTGATGTAACTTGATATTACTGTTGATAGAGTAATAACTTCATGAAATAGTTATCAGATCTTAATTATTAAGTGTCATGATCGgggttgtgtttttgtgtgttagATGTATACGTTATAAAATTTAAAGATGTATACAGCTGAGAAAATGACATGTTTAGGTATGTTTATGTATTGTAACATAAGTATGAAATGTATATTTACGAagcttttcaaaaaaagtcGCTGACAGTTTTGTGTATGTCATGTTTTTAGCCAATAAAAACATAGACTTACGTGACCCACCAAATGCATTTCTGAACTAAAGTTCCCTGTTCTTGCGGTCCGAACAcgacaaaaaaacaaaaaacaggtACTTGCGATAAAATGGTTCTTGATGTACGCAATAGTCCTGGCAGTGGAAAAGCCCCTCATGTTGCACGTTTACATTAGTGATGTCTATTTATGCAATGATCAATCAGTTTAATAATGGTTAACTGTAACAGTGCTATAAAACTTTACTgcagtggcatatagccaaAGACATGAAAGTGTGCGTTAATGGCAATCAAAATGGcagttttttcatgcaaattaaaatgtttttgtctaaataacatgctagtgggaAATGAGTCAATGTAGTTGGTGTTTTGAAAATCATAAAGTTAAACTTGTCTCGTAATGTAATAATAATGACTAATAGACATGGTGTATAACTCTGCCTCACATGCGCACTCCATGTCAGAATAAAGGTTTCATTATCAAATGTTATTTTTCTAGTCGTTCACATCGCTTTCCGAGTTGCTGATATACTGTttgttgtaattatatccaTGAAGCATATTAAGGGCACTTTTCCCGTCGTCACGTCCAGCTTGGATCTGTATTCTGCAGAGATACTTAAATTATGGAGATAGCAACCTTTGTTATTCTACCATTAGAAAACCTACAACAGTCAACTTGATGAGCATGCATCGCTTcagccagtcaataatgatCAGTGATATCTGCTCAGAGTGACACGACAGTCAGCTACAGTTTAAATTTAACAGTTTCTTGATGAAATTGAAGATTAtattttaatctgttcattaaaaatGGCTTCTGGTCTCCTTTCCTGTGTATAGCAGCATTAGCAGTGTTGTTATGCTAAGCCTGCAGGCTTCCCTAGAGAGGGTTTCTGCTTTTAGTAGGCTAACGCATTTTCTGTATCAGATCCAATAGGCCAATTCACACTGGTCCAACAACAACAGACCCcaacattctaaagtctcatttactttgatccaagaACTGCCAACAGGGTTTTCACACTGACCCAACAGTCTGTTAGATCTGTGTGAATTAGTCTTATCAGATCCACTGTGAATGCCAGCCTTTCGTGCAGCCAGACGCGTCTCGGGCGTTAAAAAGCCCAGGTGTGTGCTTGGCATCAAGCATCTttgtgatcatggctagtttaactCCTGCGCCCTCGCTTCATTTTTTTCTCCTGCTGTATGTGTTTTGTGCAGGCGACGCACATGCGCTCATGATCTTGCTTATTCAACAAGTTTTAACGATTTAATTCTTTTCGACAATTAAACGAGTATCAATAAGTTGTTAACATACTTAGTTTACATGTTCCTGTAAAGTAAAACGActtaaataaaatcaaaacttACTCGGCCCCACTGTTGTGAGCTTGAACAACTTTCCTTGATTTTAATACTCGGATCTCAGTTCCAGTTAATATTTACAAGTGAAAGGTGGAAAAAGTCTGACTTGTCTTGAACAAAGTGTGAGCGTCCATCACACCTACTGCTGAATATCTCCATCCACACATTCAGAAAGAGAGTAGCAGTCTTTCATGTACCAGCATGTACCATcattaacatgtttaaaaccGTTGGGATTTCATGTCTCTTGTATGGTTTGTGTTGTATGAGAAAAAGGAAAAACAGGAAAACCACCATTAACCCTAACTAACTAATTAATGACTGACTGATGATGTTCAGGTCACATTGCATTAAAGGGAGCCATTGTTTTTCTGGTCATGATGAAGGGCTGGAGGATGATTTCCAggtcaacacacacacacacacacacacacacacacacacacacacacacacattcacaaggctataaacacacacacacacattatattgTGTGCAAAGGTTATAAACAGTTCAGGATTTAAGTCATCTCAAGCTCAGATGATAGAGAACAACACTGGCAACGCTATGATCTTGGTTTGATTTTCAGTCAACACATGTACCgataaaatgttttagtttgAATGGACTCCCTACTGGGAAAAATGCTAAAACCAGGATAagttggttttagctggtatctCAGCTTGGtatttgctggtgtagcaagctggtctgtgttttggtcactttttaagcttgAAGGACCATCTTAACCCAGCTACCAGCTCATGCTGGTCTtggctggatttttcagtagggttgtAAGTCACcttagataaaaatgtctgccaaatgcataaaaaaatgaaaccatTCATTTAGATAAGGAGTTAACATGATTATATAATAACAAAAGTTTGGTCAAACCATGGAGAAGATAGATGGTTTATCATGTCTTTTACATCTGGTACCAGTCGCAACACATCGCTGTTGTATTTTGCATGCATGCGCTCATGTTTAATGCAAATTGCATGCAAGTTATTTGTAGGCGGTGCTGAACAAAGCTAGCTTCAGACTCTCTCAGTTTATAAGGTTTCTTTGTATTTATTGTGTGTAGCCTGTCCTGTCTTCATTATTTTAATAGCTTTGAGTATTCAAAGGTCATGAAGATCTTTCACAAAGAGCTGAATTTAACCCTTAAGTTCATCTCTGatttactaataaatatatttattttctgtGCCAATAGCAATATTCAATTATTTAGAATGACTGCCAATACTGCTAGTGTTGCTTTTACTCATTGTTAAGTGTTGTGAAATCCTAAAAGTACAGAGTGTACAAACTACAACTCAGTTGTCATTGTGACCCAATTCATAATAATCACACCGTTTGAGTTCAGATGCGTTTTAATGTCAGGATATAATCTGCACCGATCATCAGCTCTTTTTAAACAATCAGCCGATGTCCAATTATGTTAATTCGTCACGTGACATATGTCGTCATAACAACAGGTTAGTCTTAACTGGAGTGATGTTAAACTAgcacaatttaaccacaagagATAGCTGTTTAATATCTGGATTTGCATTTGAATTTAGCTGTGTTTGTGCTTTTGGTCATTTTTCTTTAATGAAACAACCCATCTCCTTCTTTGTTTGATAACTCCTCTCTCGGGGCTCCATTGAATTAACACTTTGGGATCttgccggaagtagtaggtaATCCGGGTACTTTTCATCTACTGTTTTGGTAATACTATGAATCCAGACATGGGCTACTACTCgtctcgcctactgctttttgcctactatatagtatggaagtaggcggtttcggacacagCCATGGTCTGATCTAGATGAATATTCAGACTTTATGAACACTACAAAAGGTTTTTGTCTTGAACTTTCTGAACCAATGAGATTAAGGTTTGAAAGTTTACGCCGTTGACGGGCAATATAATGTGTTTGTGCGTTTATGGCCCTGAGAATGTGTGTGTTGACCTGGAAATGATCCTCCAGTCCTTCATCATGACCAGAGAAATGAtgtctgtctctttaaatgTGCGGTCAGGCCTACAGAACAAAGCCCACTATTGGTCTGTGACCCATGACATCACCATGTGCTCTTTttttatagaccgtttcatcgggcGCACATGCAGTGACGCGATAAgggtctggtccgaactttacttccggtttctgttttttttaatggtctgactagttgttAAACTGAACtattgaacaaatacctcgtcgaaaataacaaatgttttgggttcttatgtaatctatgtgttgtttatttagctagttatataaataaactactttaaaaggactttgttgttatttattcttcgccgagtttaccagaagttacgtgatgaccacgaaagccgcttgtttatgttgttactgctaaaaccgTCTAAAAggacacatttattttttacacttttatttattaatgaaaTGATCAGGATTCGGTACAAAATAAATATCAATCATTAGCATTTGACTTAACATTTCAACCAGAGTTATAGTAATGTAgattaaacttattttaaatgcatgaaatgtAAATCATGTAGTTTTTGTTTAAGTTCTTTCTCTAAAGCATCTGGTCTATTATATTACATGTCACGTAAATCATGTTTAAATTTGTATAAACACagaatattttctttaaagactAAACTATTTTCCTGCCGAGTTTGTATTAACTTCAGTTTTTTTTCTAATACAGGCTCACCTCCGCGCTGTAGACGTCAAACTGATGCAGCAGCTGCTGTCAATCAACGAGGGCATTGAGTCGATCCGCTGGGTTATGGAGGAGAGAGGAGGCGTGGCCAGCCGGGAGGGCAGCTTGTCTGGCAGTTTGACGAGCAGTTTGTACAGCCTATCGGACAGCCAGGACGCCTCCCATCACGGGAGCTGCGGCGATGAATTGGATGGTATTTCAGTGGGCAGTTACCTGGATGCGCTCGGCGAGGAGGATCCTGATCTTTCATCATCCTCCAACCTTTTTGACAGCTTCAATGGAAAACCTGCTATTGAAGAGGAGATGTTTAAGAAATCGACCGTCCGTCCTCGCGTAGAGACTGATGAGTACTACTGTTTCGGATAACCCTAGCCTGTGTTTGGATGatggtttattttattttatgatgTAGTTCAAAGAACTGGGAAACGTGACGTTTGATCATCAAGTAAGTCATGAGGTTTGGATAATGAAAGATACACGTAGACTGAAATGACTTTAGCTTGGCAGACCGAGCTGCAGGAGTTTTCTCTGTGCTCAATGTAGCATCAAATATTTCTTGTCAACACTATTTGTCTTAGTTTGTTTtagaaacaaacatttaaaggcGACTTAAGTTAAGAATTATTACATCATAAAACGTACAGACAGTGATTCGCGGTGGTCTCTGTTCTGCTTCTGTGTAAATCCAGATTCAATATGGTTTCAGTTTGATTATGATTctgtttatatatacacatccTCTTACTGACAAGACTAACCCCCCTAAACCAGCTTACCCAGCTAAAAAATAGACTCGGAGACAGTTTTAGCTGGTCTTGTCAGTAAGATGTTCATATATGGACGGAATCATAATCAAACTGAAACCATATTGACCAGGTTGACTAGCTAGAAAAGTGTCCCATCTAAAACCTGCCTGCTATCCCAGCCTAACTAGCTAAAATTGGCTTAGGttggtttttattattttttcagtaGGTATGTTAGAAGATAATGTGTTAACTGGTTTGCGGTGAGAAAGTTTACCTGTTCAAGCTTTTTAGCTCATATATTTGACATTCTTTAAGTCTTAGGGGTGCTTCACAATTCACGTCTTTTGCGCGCAGATACATTATTTTGAATGTAGACGCTAGGGGGGGGGGGGCGATATGATCAACATCTTAAGTCAGGATAGGATTccttttatatcatgataatgGTTTGTATGAATCACGGTGAGAGATTttctctcaatgctgtttgatttacatgagtgacagacaggagctaaaattaggtaacttcccctttaaagcaacaccaaagtttttttttaccttaaaataacgtttccaaaaacgtttcactcgaaacagggtgaacgacactttcacattcgctttgcagcgcTCTATTGGCCAAAAccacactaaagaagtttccaaccgtcctGTAGTTcaagtgaaaactacaaaaacttgctttatgcCAGACCTGCAATCCAaacagagccagctttgctgcattAGGCTGaattatttatgacagtggtaatggacaattacgcttctaacctgtagagggagcaaagagcaaaaactctttagttttgctttaagaccaaagtccagATCTAATCTACTGTTACAcatgcattttctttttctgctgtttactttcgTAAAAAAAAACCTTACTTTTTCGTGACTATGCGCACAGCAAGTGGGCGCGTAACCTTGATAAagacgatagtccaaaatctctactgGTTTAGCATACCTACCGGTTTATCACCCACTCCTAGTAGACAcgctcttttttttttcaggcaCAGCAGCACCACAGTCAGTTGAAAATACTTCTTTTCAGAATGTCCGgttggaaagaaagagaaaagcGTTGTGGTTTTAGACGTGAAATGTGAAGTGCTAATGGTTTGTAAAGCTAACGTCATAGATTCATCTCTTGTTTACTTTGATGTGAGTCTCTACTGCACTGTTTATGAACCTCAATAGGATTTCTGCTTGATTaggtttttgtgtttttatcttGATTTTTTTGTGTTGAAGTGCAATTTTTAGTCCTGCCAAAGTCTCAGGAGACTGAACTGAAATCTTATTGGCACATGATTCAAGATTTGACTCTTCTCTG belongs to Paramisgurnus dabryanus chromosome 2, PD_genome_1.1, whole genome shotgun sequence and includes:
- the LOC135783416 gene encoding leucine rich adaptor protein 1-like yields the protein MDELPDFRDVENKVGRKVPESLIRSFTTGPAEIRSTETRVNSHDLQTLNSKIIFLRQQMAHLRAVDVKLMQQLLSINEGIESIRWVMEERGGVASREGSLSGSLTSSLYSLSDSQDASHHGSCGDELDGISVGSYLDALGEEDPDLSSSSNLFDSFNGKPAIEEEMFKKSTVRPRVETDEYYCFG